Proteins found in one Panthera tigris isolate Pti1 chromosome B3, P.tigris_Pti1_mat1.1, whole genome shotgun sequence genomic segment:
- the PIGH gene encoding phosphatidylinositol N-acetylglucosaminyltransferase subunit H isoform X1, with translation MEDEQSFSDICGGRLALQRRYYSPSCREFCISCPRLSLRSLTAVTCTVWLAAYGLFTLCENSIILSAAIFITLLGLLGYLHFVKIDQETLLIIDSLGIQMTSSYASGKESTTFIEMGKVKDVIINEGIYMQKVIYYLCILLKDPVEPHGISQVVPVFQSAKPRLDCLIEVYRSCQEVLAHQKATSASP, from the exons ATGGAAGATGAGCAGAGCTTCTCGGATATCTGTGGCGGCCGCCTGGCCCTGCAGCGCCGCTACTACTCCCCGTCCTGCCGAGAGTTCTGCATCAGCTGCCCTCGGCTCTCGTTGCGCTCGCTCACCGCTGTCACCTGCACGGTGTGGCTAGCGGCCTACGGACTCTTCACCCTCTGCGAG AACAGCATAATCCTCTCTGCTGCCATCTTCATCACCCTCTTAGGCCTGCTCGGTTACCTCCATTTTGTCAAGATTGATCAGGAGACCCTGTTAATCATAGATTCCCTTGGTATCCAGATGACCTCATCTTATGCTTCAGGCAAAGAAAGCACTACCTTCATTGAGATGGGCAAGGTGAAGGATGTTATCATCAATGAAGGTATTTACATG CAGAAGGTGATTTACTACCTCTGCATTTTATTGAAGGATCCGGTGGAACCACATGGGATATCCCAAGTAGTACCTGTCTTCCAG AGTGCCAAGCCCCGCCTGGACTGCTTGATTGAAGTGTACAGGAGCTGCCAGGAGGTCCTGGCGCACCAGAAAGCCACATCAGCAAGTCCATGA
- the PIGH gene encoding phosphatidylinositol N-acetylglucosaminyltransferase subunit H isoform X2, with amino-acid sequence MEDEQSFSDICGGRLALQRRYYSPSCREFCISCPRLSLRSLTAVTCTVWLAAYGLFTLCENSIILSAAIFITLLGLLGYLHFVKIDQETLLIIDSLGIQMTSSYASGKESTTFIEMGKVKDVIINEGIYMKVIYYLCILLKDPVEPHGISQVVPVFQSAKPRLDCLIEVYRSCQEVLAHQKATSASP; translated from the exons ATGGAAGATGAGCAGAGCTTCTCGGATATCTGTGGCGGCCGCCTGGCCCTGCAGCGCCGCTACTACTCCCCGTCCTGCCGAGAGTTCTGCATCAGCTGCCCTCGGCTCTCGTTGCGCTCGCTCACCGCTGTCACCTGCACGGTGTGGCTAGCGGCCTACGGACTCTTCACCCTCTGCGAG AACAGCATAATCCTCTCTGCTGCCATCTTCATCACCCTCTTAGGCCTGCTCGGTTACCTCCATTTTGTCAAGATTGATCAGGAGACCCTGTTAATCATAGATTCCCTTGGTATCCAGATGACCTCATCTTATGCTTCAGGCAAAGAAAGCACTACCTTCATTGAGATGGGCAAGGTGAAGGATGTTATCATCAATGAAGGTATTTACATG AAGGTGATTTACTACCTCTGCATTTTATTGAAGGATCCGGTGGAACCACATGGGATATCCCAAGTAGTACCTGTCTTCCAG AGTGCCAAGCCCCGCCTGGACTGCTTGATTGAAGTGTACAGGAGCTGCCAGGAGGTCCTGGCGCACCAGAAAGCCACATCAGCAAGTCCATGA